GACCGACTCGTCCTCTATGTAAGGGCCGGTGGTGCGGGACACGTCGCCATAGGGCGGGCGCTCCACCTTGATGACGTCGGCTCCCAGGTCGCGGAGGATCATGCTGGCGTAGGGGCCAGCCAGGATCCAGGTGAGGTCGAGAACGCGCACGTCCTGCAGCGGCCCGCTCATAGGCGCGCACTCCTCCCGCACTGTCCATGATAACAGGGGGAGGAGTGCGCTTCAGCCTAGGGGCTGGGCCGTTCTGACTAGTCCTCTTCCTCTTCGCTGGTGGAGAGGGTCAGGCGGGGGCCTTCCTCCGTCTCCTCGGCGTCGATGGTGGCGTTGGCCAGCATCGCTGCCACCTCGGGGGCCACCAGGAGCACGGGCACGTCACCGCTGTGGTAGACGTGGTCGTCGGAGCGGGCCTCGTCGAAGGCCAGCTCGAAGCCTCCGCTGCGCTGGATGAGCCGCAGGGTCTTTTCGGGGGCCTCGGCCAGCTCCAGCTTGATCTCCTTGAGCAGCTCGGCCGCCCTGTCGGTCACTACTAGGGCCATAACAATCGCCTCCTCTTGCTATCGCTGTGGTCCGTCCGGCCTCTGTCCCCCTCGTGCGCAGCGGCGTTAGAAGCCGCGGCGAGGGGCGGGACGTACCTTGTTGAAACAGTCGCTGCAGTAGACAGGCCGGTCCTGCCGGGGCAGGAAGGGGACCTGCGTCTTGGCACCGCAGCGCGCGCAGACCGCGTCGTACATGGGCCGGGCGGGGCCGCCGCCCATCGCCTGGCGTCGAGCCTGGCGACAGTTGGGGCACCGCTTGGGGTCCTGGTAGCCGCGGCTGGCGTGAAACTGCTGGTCGTCTGCGGAGAAGACGAACGACTCCCCGCAGTCGACACAGACTATGGTCTTGTCCTGGTAAACCACCCGATGACCTCCCTTTGGCTCTGTGTTCCCTTTTTCGCCTGGTCACGCTTGGGTCATCGGGCGGCCGAGGGGGACTGGAGCGACCCGATTTCCAGAGCGACCTGGCTCCCCATCATCCTACCACATCGCCGGCCGTAAGGAAAGCCGCCCTCTGAAGGCCTCTGCCGGCAATGATATACTTCTGCAAGGGCTTTTCCCCGCACGTCCGGCCGCCAGGAGCGAGCGAAGGGAGGTGCACCATGCCCACCGTAGACGTGGGTGGTCTCGAGCTGCATTACCGGGAGGCAGGCAGCGGCACTCCGGTGCTGCTGGTCCACGGCTTTACCGGCAACTCGCGTAACTGGGCGCTGACGGTGCCCGTGCTGAGATCTCGCTACCGTGTCATCTCCCCCGACCTGCCCGGCCACGGCCTCTCGGGCCGGCCCACTGACCCCGCTGCCTACACCCTGGAGGCGATGGCCGAGGCCGTCAGCGCGCTGATGGACCGGCTGGGCCTGGAGGGCTGTCACCTGGTGGGCCACTCCATGGGCGGCATGATCGCCCAGGTCATCGCCCTCTCGCGGCCGCAGCGGCTGCGCTCCCTGGTGCTGGTGGACACCTCGGCCGAGCCTCCCGAAGGCCTGCGAACTCGCGAGCGGGCGCGACTGGTGGAGCTGGCCCGCGAGCAGGGCATGGAGGCGGTGTGGGAGGCCCAGCTGGCCATGAACCCCATGGCCGACCAGCTCCGAGCCCAGCCCGAGTTCCTGCAGACGTGGCGCGAGCAGTTCCTGATGACCTCTCGGGAGGCCTACATCTACTGTGCCCAGGCCATGGCCCAGCGCCGGCCGCTGCTGGACGACCTGTCGCGCCTCGAGCTGCCAGTGCTCATCATCTGCGGCGAGAACGACGAGCCGTTCGTGGGGCCATCGCAGCGGATGCACGAGCGCATCGCCGGCAGCGAGCTGGCCCTGATACCCCGTTGCGGTCATACGCCTCAGATAGAGCGGCCGGATGAATTCAATGCCATCCTGCTGCGTTTCCTGCAACGGGTGGATGGGGTGGCCGCCAAATAGCTCTTCAGTCGAAGTGCTCCTCCTTGACTCGCCAGCCCTTGGGGAGGAGCCTGGCCTTCACGTCCTGGATCATGCCCGAGTGGCCGCAGGCGTAGACGATGGTGTCCTCGGGGCGCAGGCCGAAGGTTTCGATGTATTTTTCGACGATGGTGTTGACCCGTCCCGTCTCGCCCTGCCAGCCGGCGTTGCGCTCCTCCTGAGGTCGGCTCACGGTGGGCACGTAGGTCAGCAGGTCGGGATGACGGCTGGCCAGCTCCCGCAGCTCGGAATCGTAGCCGAACTCGTCGCAGTAGCTGGCGCCCTGCAGCACGTAGAAGCGATGGCCCCTCTCCCCGCGGTGCAGATAGTCGCGGATGATGGAGACGAAGGGGGCGATGCCGGTGACGGTGGCCACCATGAGCTGGTTCGGATAGCCCGGCTCGAAGGTGAACAGCCCCTTGGCCCGCGGCCGCATGGTCACTTCGTCCCCCGGCCCCAGGCGCCACAGCCGTGGCGTCAGCTTCCCTTGTGGCACCAGCTCGATGAACAGCTCCACCCTCGGCAGTTCGTGGGGCGCCGACACGATGGAGTAGGGGCGCTCGATGCCGTCGCGGCCGATGGTGATGTACTGGCCTGGGCGGAAGTTGAAGGAGGAAGGCACCTCCAGCCAGAGGAGCATCAGGTCGCCGGTCAGGTCGCGGCGGCCCACGATGCGAGCAGTGAGCACCGCCGGCGGCCGCTTCACCAGCGTCTGGCCAGAAACGTCCATCTTGTCACCCATCGCTCGTCGCGCCCCCTACAGATATATCCCTCCACCTAAATTCTCCCACGAGTTGCCACCCTACAGAAGGGACGTTCGCCCCACGAGATATGTGACGTATGTCCCGGTGTGGCGCTGTATAATAGGACAGCGCCATAAGGCGGAGGCAGGCATATGCCCCAGAATTTCGACCTGGAAGAGGTCAGGCGGCGTTTCGTGGGTATGGAGACGCCGCCCACCAGGGGCCGCTATCCGGTAGAGCACGACCCCATCCGCCGCCACTGCCAGATGGTGGAGGACACGAACCCCCTTTTCCTCGACCCCGAGTATGCCAGCCGCACCCGCTGGGGCAGCGTCATCTGTCCGCCCTCGGGCTGGCTCGCCCTCTACTTCGCCAGCCTCGGGCCGTGGCCGCCGGCTTTCGAGCCCCTCGTCCCGGTGGTTCCTGCCCCGGGCAAGCGCATCATCAACATGTCGCAGGAGGTGGAGTGGTTCGACGTCATCAGGGTGGGGGACCGCCTGTCGGTGCGGCGGCGCATCGTCGACATCTTCCAGAAGCCCATCGGCATCGACCCGGAGGCGGTATGGGTGGTGAGCGAGCTGATCATTAGCAATCAAGAGGACAAGGTGGTATGCGTGGTCCGCAACACCCACCTGTTCCACCGCACGCCGGAGGAGGTGGCGGCGGCGCGGCAGGAGGCACAGCCGTGAAACGTCCTCAGCGGTACTGGGAGGACGTGCAGGTGGGGGAGGAGCTGCCGGGCTTCTCGCTGGAGATCAACCTGCGCCGCGTCTTCCAGCAGGTGAGCGGTACCCAGGACTGGTATCCCCTCCACTTCGATCCCCAGTTCGCCCGCCGCGCCGGCCACCCCGATATCTTCATGAATACGGGCTTCCTGCAGGCTGCGCTGGTGCGGGTCATCACCGACTGGATGGGGGACGAGGGGTTCCTGAAGAAGCTCTACTTCGAGATGAGGCGGCAGCAGCGCCCGGGCGACGTCATGACCTGCAAGGGGCGGGTGGTGGACAAATACGTCCGCGACGGCCTGCCTCTGGTGGAGTGCGAGGTTTGGGCCGAGAACGAGCGCGAAGGCGTGACCACCCCCGGCCGCGCCTGGGTGGTGCTGCCCATGCGAGAGGGCGCCTAGCCCTCCCCCAGCAGGCGGCGGATAGCAGGCAGGGCGGCCCGCGCTGCTTCCTCTCCCTTGCGCACTGCCCTGGCCATACCCAGGGGCACGAAGGCACCGATACCCCGCAGGTCGGGGCGGATCACCAGGTCGGCAGGCGGGCGTCGAGGCGGCTCCAGCGACAGAAGACGGGCCATGAAGGCCACCTGGCCCAGCCGCGAGGCCGGGTCTACGCCCAGCGACTGTAACCTCCGTCCGAGCCGAGCCGAGAGGGGTCGCAGCGGCGCTGGCAGGCGAAAGAACTCCGCCACCGTGACGGCGACTAGGGGACGGCCATTCCCGAACAGCCTCCGTGCCAGTCCCACCGGCACCGTGTCGTGCAGGCCGCCGTCGACTAGGGGCCGACCTTCTATCCATACCGGCGGGCAGATGACCGGCGAGCGGATGCTGGCCTCCACCGCTCTGCCCACGTTGCCCTCCGTCACCAGGTAACGGCGGCAGGTGGCCACGTCCAGCACGGCGGCGGCGAAGGGGACTGCGAGCTCGCGAAAGGACAGGCGACCGTAGGCGTGCCAGAGCAGGCGCCCGAATCCCCGGGCGTCGGGCGCAATGCGCAGCCCTTCCAGGAACCAGGCGGTCAGCGAGGCGGTATCGGCCGAGAGGGCCACGTCCAGCATGGCATCCACGTCGCGGTGGGCAGCATACATGGGACCGATGAGGGCACCGGCGCTGGCCCCTACGATGCCGGCGATGGGCACCCGGGCCTCGTGCAGGGCCTTGAGAACGCCCACGTGCGCCCAGCCGCGAATGCCGCCTGCCCCCAGGACCAGCACGATGCCGTCCATGGCTCAGGGCGCGCGCGCCACGCCCAGCACGTGGAGGCGGGCGATGCACATGGGCGGGAGGGGTGGCAGGGGCCTGCTCCACTCCAGCCGCACCAGCTCCAGCCCCGCCTCCTGCAGTAGCCGGGGGGCATTGCGGTTCGGATGGCAGCCGGCGCCGAACCAGCTCCAGAGAGGCGTCACGACGTCCTGCAGCAATGCCAGCGGCCCGTCGGGGTAGCGAACGTGTTCGTAAAAGCGCAGCTCGCCTCCGGGGCGCAGCACCCTGCGCACCTCGGCCAGGGCGCGGCGTGGGTCGTCCAGGGAGCAAAGCGCGAGGGTAGCCACGGCTGCGTCGAAGGTGCGGTCGGGGAAAGGGAGGTCTTCGGCGACGGCCTGCACCAGGGCGATGGGCCTCCCGAGCTGCTGCACGCGCCTTCGCGCCCGCGCCAGCATATACGGGTCAGGCTCGGTGGCCACTACGCGGGCCCCCTGGCGGTAATAGGGGAAGTTGGCGCCGGTGCCGCAGCCGATCTCGAGCACCAGCCCGCGGGCGCCGCCGGCCACGTCGGCCCGGACCGACCGCAGGAATGTGGCCTCTGCCCGGGCCATGAGGCGGTCGTAGAAGGCGGCGAACCACTTATGGCCGCGTCGAGTCGCCATGACAGGCTATAGCCCAGGTGGCCATGTTAGCATAATCTAGGTCGCGAACACAGGAGCGCCCCGTGTCCACCGAGGCTGCCGAAGCTATTCCCACCCGGCCCCTGCCCACTCTGGACGAGAAGCGCCTGGGCTGGTCCGTCGTCCACCTGGCCTGGCCGGTGGTGGTGCAGCAGCTGGCCTATTCCCTGGTGCAGTTGGTGGACACCTACCTGGTGGGGCACCTGGGCGAGGACGCGCTGGCCGGCCTGCGCCTGGGCGGACAGGTCTACTGGCTATGCCTGGCCGGCATGGGCGCGGTGGGGGCGGGGACCATCGCTGTGGTAGCCAGGGCGGTGGGCGCCCGCGAGATGCAGCGGGCCGATGCCACCGTCCGCACGGCGCTGACCATGGCTGCCCTGTGGGGCCTCGTCCTGGCGCTGGGCCTGTGGTCCCTGGGGGAGTGGGCTCTCGGCATGATGGGGGCCGAGCCCGAGGCTCGGCGCCTGGGCGCGGAATATCTGCGGGCCAGCGCCATCGGTATGGTCTTCTGGTCGTTGCTGTACGCCGTCAACTCGGCGTTGCAGGCCGCAGGCGACACCCGGGTTCCGATGCTGATCGGCATATGCGTCAATGCCGTCAACGCGGTGGCGGCCTTCCTGCTCATCAACGGCCCCGGCCCGTTTCCCCGGCTGGAGGTGGCAGGCGCTGGCGCCGGATTCAGCATCGCCGCCCTGGTGGGAGCGCTTCTGGGCCTGGGTGTGCTGCTATCGGGGCGGCGCACGTTGCGCTGGCGCCCCTTCGACGGTCCGCCCCTGGACCCCCGGGAGGCGCGGCGCATCCTGTGGGTGGGAGTGCCGACGGGGCTGGAGCAGGCCCAGTTCAACATCGCCTTCATGCTCTACACCCGCATCGTGGCCAGCATGGGGACCACGGCGGTGGCGGCTCACGGCGTGACCCTGGCCATCCAGGGCCTGGCCTTCAACGCCGGCTTCGGCATCAGCGTGGCCACCAGCGCCCTGGTGGGACAGGGTCTGGGCGCGAGGCGCCCTGACCTGTCGGAGCGGGCCACCTATCTGGCTGCCCGCTACGCCCTGGCCGTCACCACTCTGGTGGCGGTGGTGCTGGCGGTGTTCGGTCGCCAGATAACCAGCGCCTTCGTGGCCGGCGAGGGTGCCGACGAGGTGGTGGACTTGGGCGGCAAGCTGATGCTCATCTTCGCTCTGGCCATGCCCGGGCTGGGCATCAACCTGGCCTTCGGAGGCGCCCTGCGCGGCGCCGGAGACACACGCTGGGTGCTGGCCATCGTCGCCTTCTGCAACTGGGTGGTGAGGCTGGTGCCCGCCTATCTGCTGGCCATAGTCGCCGGTCTGGGGGTGCCGGGGGCGTGGGTGGGGGCGGTACTGGACCTGAACAGCCGTGCCCTCCTCCTCTGGCTCCGCTTCCGGCGGGGGCACTGGAAGCATATCCGCGTCTGAGCCTCCTGGCATCTGCAGTGCATGTGCTACCATAGAGGGGTCGGGAGGACGCCATGGCGCGCGTTATCGTTTACACCCTCACCAACTGTCCCACCAGCGAGAAAGCCATCGCCGCTCTCCGCGAAAGGGGGGTGGACTTCGAGGAGCGACGGGTCGACGAGAACCCCCAGTGGTGGGAGGAGGCCCTCCAGTATGCCGTCACCGTTCCCATCATCATCTGGGGCGAGGGCGACGTGGAGATAGGATGGGAGGGGGAGCACGGCTGAGAGATCACTTGAGGGCCGCGGGCCGGCCCTGACCCTCAGGCTTTACAATACGATAGCCCGCCGCAAGGAAGAGTTCCGGCCCCTGGAGCCGGGGCGGGTGCGCATGTATTCTTGCGGTCCCACCGTCTACCGCTACGCCCACATAGGCAACCTGCGCACCTAC
This sequence is a window from Dehalococcoidia bacterium. Protein-coding genes within it:
- a CDS encoding zinc-ribbon domain containing protein, with protein sequence MVYQDKTIVCVDCGESFVFSADDQQFHASRGYQDPKRCPNCRQARRQAMGGGPARPMYDAVCARCGAKTQVPFLPRQDRPVYCSDCFNKVRPAPRRGF
- a CDS encoding alpha/beta fold hydrolase; this encodes MPTVDVGGLELHYREAGSGTPVLLVHGFTGNSRNWALTVPVLRSRYRVISPDLPGHGLSGRPTDPAAYTLEAMAEAVSALMDRLGLEGCHLVGHSMGGMIAQVIALSRPQRLRSLVLVDTSAEPPEGLRTRERARLVELAREQGMEAVWEAQLAMNPMADQLRAQPEFLQTWREQFLMTSREAYIYCAQAMAQRRPLLDDLSRLELPVLIICGENDEPFVGPSQRMHERIAGSELALIPRCGHTPQIERPDEFNAILLRFLQRVDGVAAK
- a CDS encoding FAD-binding oxidoreductase — protein: MGDKMDVSGQTLVKRPPAVLTARIVGRRDLTGDLMLLWLEVPSSFNFRPGQYITIGRDGIERPYSIVSAPHELPRVELFIELVPQGKLTPRLWRLGPGDEVTMRPRAKGLFTFEPGYPNQLMVATVTGIAPFVSIIRDYLHRGERGHRFYVLQGASYCDEFGYDSELRELASRHPDLLTYVPTVSRPQEERNAGWQGETGRVNTIVEKYIETFGLRPEDTIVYACGHSGMIQDVKARLLPKGWRVKEEHFD
- a CDS encoding MaoC family dehydratase N-terminal domain-containing protein → MPQNFDLEEVRRRFVGMETPPTRGRYPVEHDPIRRHCQMVEDTNPLFLDPEYASRTRWGSVICPPSGWLALYFASLGPWPPAFEPLVPVVPAPGKRIINMSQEVEWFDVIRVGDRLSVRRRIVDIFQKPIGIDPEAVWVVSELIISNQEDKVVCVVRNTHLFHRTPEEVAAARQEAQP
- a CDS encoding MaoC family dehydratase N-terminal domain-containing protein — encoded protein: MKRPQRYWEDVQVGEELPGFSLEINLRRVFQQVSGTQDWYPLHFDPQFARRAGHPDIFMNTGFLQAALVRVITDWMGDEGFLKKLYFEMRRQQRPGDVMTCKGRVVDKYVRDGLPLVECEVWAENEREGVTTPGRAWVVLPMREGA
- a CDS encoding patatin-like phospholipase family protein, producing MDGIVLVLGAGGIRGWAHVGVLKALHEARVPIAGIVGASAGALIGPMYAAHRDVDAMLDVALSADTASLTAWFLEGLRIAPDARGFGRLLWHAYGRLSFRELAVPFAAAVLDVATCRRYLVTEGNVGRAVEASIRSPVICPPVWIEGRPLVDGGLHDTVPVGLARRLFGNGRPLVAVTVAEFFRLPAPLRPLSARLGRRLQSLGVDPASRLGQVAFMARLLSLEPPRRPPADLVIRPDLRGIGAFVPLGMARAVRKGEEAARAALPAIRRLLGEG
- a CDS encoding class I SAM-dependent methyltransferase; protein product: MATRRGHKWFAAFYDRLMARAEATFLRSVRADVAGGARGLVLEIGCGTGANFPYYRQGARVVATEPDPYMLARARRRVQQLGRPIALVQAVAEDLPFPDRTFDAAVATLALCSLDDPRRALAEVRRVLRPGGELRFYEHVRYPDGPLALLQDVVTPLWSWFGAGCHPNRNAPRLLQEAGLELVRLEWSRPLPPLPPMCIARLHVLGVARAP
- a CDS encoding MATE family efflux transporter, coding for MSTEAAEAIPTRPLPTLDEKRLGWSVVHLAWPVVVQQLAYSLVQLVDTYLVGHLGEDALAGLRLGGQVYWLCLAGMGAVGAGTIAVVARAVGAREMQRADATVRTALTMAALWGLVLALGLWSLGEWALGMMGAEPEARRLGAEYLRASAIGMVFWSLLYAVNSALQAAGDTRVPMLIGICVNAVNAVAAFLLINGPGPFPRLEVAGAGAGFSIAALVGALLGLGVLLSGRRTLRWRPFDGPPLDPREARRILWVGVPTGLEQAQFNIAFMLYTRIVASMGTTAVAAHGVTLAIQGLAFNAGFGISVATSALVGQGLGARRPDLSERATYLAARYALAVTTLVAVVLAVFGRQITSAFVAGEGADEVVDLGGKLMLIFALAMPGLGINLAFGGALRGAGDTRWVLAIVAFCNWVVRLVPAYLLAIVAGLGVPGAWVGAVLDLNSRALLLWLRFRRGHWKHIRV
- a CDS encoding glutaredoxin, coding for MARVIVYTLTNCPTSEKAIAALRERGVDFEERRVDENPQWWEEALQYAVTVPIIIWGEGDVEIGWEGEHG